One window of Hylaeus volcanicus isolate JK05 unplaced genomic scaffold, UHH_iyHylVolc1.0_haploid 11827, whole genome shotgun sequence genomic DNA carries:
- the LOC128882450 gene encoding uncharacterized protein LOC128882450 yields the protein MPPVRILQANLNHSARAQDLFIHCLAELGVGLAVAAEPYRVADRPNWVADALGSVVIVASDTAALCVFARGDGFVGAECGGLALIGVYAPPSTPLAAFEWLLDGIRDALSRSPVARTLVLGDFNAKSTAWGGPATDARGRAVLEWAANADLRLLNRGSVSTCVRWQGESIVDLSWATPAASRLVSGWGVAEEV from the coding sequence ATGCCCCCGGTCCGGATCCTCCAAGCCAACCTCAATCACTCGGCCAGGGCGCAGGACTTATTTATCCACTGCCTGGCCGAGTTAGGTGTGGGGTTGGCGGTCGCCGCGGAGCCATACCGCGTCGCCGACCGCCCGAACTGGGTGGCCGACGCGTTGGGCTCCGTGGTGATAGTGGCCAGCGACACCGCGGCCCTCTGCGTGTTCGCCCGCGGCGACGGGTTCGTCGGGGCGGAGTGCGGCGGCCTGGCCCTGATCGGGGTCTACGCCCCTCCGAGTACCCCCCTCGCGGCGTTCGAGTGGCTGCTGGACGGGATCCGGGACGCATTGTCCCGCTCTCCAGTAGCCCGAACGCTCGTGCTGGGCGACTTCAACGCCAAGTCCACGGCGTGGGGTGGCCCGGCAACGGACGCGAGGGGTCGGGCGGTGCTGGAGTGGGCGGCGAACGCGGACCTCCGACTGCTTAACCGGGGGTCCGTGAGCACGTGCGTGCGGTGGCAGGGCGAGTCGATCGTCGACTTGTCGTGGGCGACGCCTGCCGCCTCGCGTCTCGTGTCGGGATGGGGGGTAGCGGAGGAGGTGTAG